A window of the Campylobacter massiliensis genome harbors these coding sequences:
- a CDS encoding ribonuclease domain-containing protein has product MNKQLLRNVILPLAVLLLAALFKFIIPDSSSTAPKQNQPQSEFIGGSAEKNVATTPSANVVKDGTYTSKDEVAAYIYKFGGLPRNFITKKDAIALGWDAKSGNLWQVTDKKSIGGDRFSNREKRLPEASGRKWFECDIGYRGGRRGAERIVFSSDGLIYYTPDHYENFYLLFERRRQ; this is encoded by the coding sequence TTGAACAAACAACTACTTAGAAACGTCATCTTGCCGCTGGCTGTTTTGTTACTCGCGGCGCTGTTTAAATTTATTATCCCAGATAGCAGCTCAACCGCCCCGAAACAAAATCAGCCGCAAAGCGAATTTATAGGCGGCAGCGCAGAGAAAAATGTAGCCACCACGCCTTCCGCAAACGTCGTAAAGGACGGCACTTACACCTCAAAAGACGAGGTTGCGGCGTATATTTATAAATTCGGCGGGTTGCCGCGAAATTTCATCACCAAAAAAGATGCGATCGCGCTCGGATGGGACGCTAAAAGCGGCAATCTATGGCAAGTCACTGACAAAAAAAGTATCGGCGGCGACCGCTTTTCAAATAGAGAAAAAAGGTTACCCGAAGCTAGCGGGCGCAAGTGGTTTGAGTGCGATATCGGATACCGTGGAGGACGACGCGGAGCCGAGCGTATCGTGTTTTCTAGCGACGGGCTGATCTACTACACGCCCGATCATTATGAGAACTTTTATCTACTTTTTGAGCGGAGGCGGCAGTGA
- a CDS encoding barstar family protein, whose translation MKIITLNGAKMREKTAAFEYLARKFGLGPEIKNLDALYDALGEINEPTQIKLKNHSSLAALGGYADDLIAVFTDLTEENERVKFEILS comes from the coding sequence GTGAAAATCATAACTCTAAACGGCGCGAAAATGCGCGAGAAAACGGCGGCCTTTGAGTATCTGGCGCGAAAATTCGGCCTAGGCCCCGAGATAAAAAACCTCGACGCGCTTTACGACGCGCTCGGCGAGATAAACGAACCTACGCAAATCAAACTAAAAAATCACTCCTCTCTTGCCGCGCTAGGGGGTTATGCAGACGATCTGATCGCCGTTTTTACCGACCTTACGGAGGAAAACGAGCGGGTCAAATTTGAGATTTTGTCTTGA